In Plasmodium relictum strain SGS1 genome assembly, chromosome: 4, a single window of DNA contains:
- the ASL gene encoding adenylosuccinate lyase, putative yields MESLLQIKNISPIDGRYKKYCKEISSFFSEYALIKYRILVELKWLLFLNEKEFFFKKLSESALKSLNEISNVTDDDILKVKQIEEETNHDVKAVEYFIKEKMKSSQNQELLNIKEYVHYLCTSEDINNIAYAMCIKLCINNIIIPNIKKIMDKLVQLARDYADISLLSKTHGQPASSTTFGKEMANFFSRIYNHLNVLEKIKIMGKFNGAVGNFNAHKIVDKNIDWINSIQYFIENYFNLNFCLYCTQIQDHDYICELCDTLARINSTMIDLCVDIWLYISNNLLKLKIVKKEIGSSTMPHKVNPIDFENAEGNLHIANSFFKLFSSKLPISRLQRDLSDSTILRNIGSSFSYTLIAYKSLLKGLSKIDIEKNTLDEELNENWSTLSEPIQIIMKKYNFPDAYEELKNFTRGKNINKETLHEFIKTKCNFLPKNVIDELMNLTPHKYIGYANYLAQNVEELTKRMQNTKM; encoded by the coding sequence ATGGAAAGTTTgcttcaaataaaaaatatatctccTATTGATggtagatataaaaaatattgcaAAGAAATatcctcttttttttctgaatatGCTTTAATAAAGTATAGAATACTTGTAGAATTAAAATGGTTACTATTTTTGaatgaaaaagaatttttttttaagaaattaaGCGAAAGTGCATTAAAATCATTGAATGAAATAAGTAATGTAACGGATGATGATATTTTAAAGGTAAAACAAATTGAAGAAGAAACAAATCACGATGTGAAAGCAGtagaatattttataaaagagaaaatgaAATCTTCACAAAATCaggaattattaaatataaaagagtATGTTCATTATTTATGTACTAGtgaagatataaataatatagcATATGCTATGTGTATAAAATTATGTATAAACAATATAATTATcccaaatataaaaaaaataatggatAAATTAGTTCAATTAGCAAGGGACTATGCtgatatttctttattatcaaAAACACATGGGCAACCAGCCTCATCAACAACATTTGGTAAAGAAATGgccaattttttttcaagaatttataatcatttaaatgtattggaaaaaattaaaattatggGAAAATTTAATGGGGCTGTTGGAAATTTCAATGCTCACAAAATtgtagataaaaatattgattgGATAAATAGTATTCAatattttatagaaaattattttaatttaaatttttgtttatactGTACTCAAATACAAGATCATGATTATATTTGCGAATTGTGTGATACCTTAGCACGTATTAATTCAACAATGATTGATTTATGTGTTGACATATGGTTATACAtttctaataatttattaaaactaaaaattgtaaaaaaagaaataggaAGCAGTACAATGCCTCATAAAGTGAACCCGATTGATTTTGAAAATGCAGAAGGAAATTTACACATAGCAAAttcttttttcaaattatttaGTTCCAAGTTACCAATTAGTAGATTGCAAAGAGATCTATCTGATTCAACCATTTTACGAAATATAGGTTCGTCTTTTTCTTATACTCTTATTGCATATAAATCCTTACTAAAGGGATTATCAAAAAttgatatagaaaaaaatactcTAGACGAAGAGTTAAATGAAAACTGGTCAACATTATCAGAACCTATtcaaattataatgaaaaagtataattttCCTGATGCTtatgaagaattaaaaaattttactagaggaaaaaatataaacaaagAAACTCTGCATGAATTCATAAAAACTAAATGCAACTTTTTACCGAAAAATGTTATTGATGAATTAATGAATTTAACTCCTCATAAATATATTGGATATGCCAATTATCTTGCTCAAAATGTTGAAGAACTTACAAAAAGAATGCAAAATACGAAAATGTaa
- a CDS encoding transcription factor, putative: MAFFCPNCHNIVLVHIENGVYFYCKSCTYRYKIKNKIYNKFDCQKYNKTVSLDAVDMSNKNMSKTQAICPKCTNDEAYFYSLQIRSADEPSTIFYICVKCNFHWKE; this comes from the exons atggcTTTTTTTTGCCCTAATTGTCACAATATTGTTCTAGTACATATTGAAAACggtgtttatttttattgcaAATCATGTACTTATagatacaaaataaaaaataaaatatataataagttTGATTGCCAAAAGTACAATAAAACTGTTTCTTTAGATGCAGTAGATAtgagtaataaaaatatgtctAAAACACAAG cTATTTGCCCAAAATGTACAAATGATGAAGCATATTTTTATAGTCTACAGATCAGATCAGCTGATGAACCTAgtacaattttttatatttgcgTTAAATGTAACTTTCATTGGAAAGAGTag
- the PAT gene encoding pantothenate transporter, putative, with amino-acid sequence MNKEPYIKERNNEETNNILHEETEKLVDSKIYDNALKEGFKRRNSSKKRDEKHDSAFHKSLAVVNIAAGLDGCDDQLLPASFRALEADLDLHPSLLGYITLVQTLMLSLFSPIWGFLSDKYSRKWMLVFGTALWGIATIFLANINDFPHILFFRAINGLALGSIGPISQSILADAAKNESLGLSFGLVQLSSSTGRLIGGVVTTTVALKYFGGIRGWRLCFIIVGILSILLSITVALFVDDAPRQVRKKKKIEYINDDIDAGTGGIRIINKDSHSYLLYKNILDILKDSLSKKSIIIILLEGFTGTIPWLALSFNTMFFQYCGLSDLQAAVITGFLLVGAALGGVIGGLFGDIMHNISNDHGRPFLGQLAMFGRVPLVILTYLIIPKRQESFELFALSCFCLGLSSIAGVAVNRPIVSDIIRPDYRGTVFSLTIAIEGVGSSLIGAPLFGYLAENTFNYQNNNLLISDMPEQLRKNNADALSKTLLYLTLIPWILSFVFYSLLHFTYGKEYRKMNEIIENEYKYDDEDEETVAEKLEK; translated from the coding sequence atgaataaaGAGCCCTATATTAAGGAAAGAAATAATGAGGAaactaataatatattacatGAAGAAACGGAAAAACTTGTagattcaaaaatatacgaTAATGCTTTAAAAGAAGgttttaaaagaagaaattcgAGTAAAAAGAGAGATGAAAAACATGATTCAGCATTTCACAAATCCTTAGCTGTTGTAAATATAGCTGCAGGATTAGATGGATGCGATGATCAATTGTTACCAGCAAGTTTCAGAGCTCTAGAAGCAGATTTAGATTTACATCCATCATTATTGGGATATATTACATTGGTTCAAACATTAATGCTAAGTTTATTTAGTCCTATTTGGGGATTTTTATCCGATAAATATTCAAGAAAATGGATGTTAGTATTTGGTACAGCTTTATGGGGAATAGCAACCATATTTTTAGCAAATATAAACGATTTTCCTCATATACTATTTTTCAGAGCAATAAATGGTTTAGCTTTGGGAAGCATTGGTCCTATTTCTCAAAGTATTCTAGCAGATGCAGCAAAAAATGAATCATTGGGGTTATCTTTTGGTTTAGTTCAATTATCATCTAGTACTGGGAGATTAATTGGAGGAGTTGTAACAACAACAGTagcattaaaatattttggaGGAATTAGAGGTTGGAGGTTATGTTTTATCATTGTAGGAATATTAAGTATTCTTTTAAGTATAACGGTAGCACTATTTGTTGACGATGCACCAAGGCAAgttaggaaaaaaaaaaaaatagaatatataaatgatgatATAGATGCAGGAACAGGAGGTATaagaataattaataaagatagCCATTCGTATCTattgtataaaaatattctcgATATACTGAAGGACAGTTTATcgaaaaaaagtataattattatacttTTAGAAGGTTTTACAGGTACTATACCATGGTTAGCTTTGAGTTTTAATACAATGTTTTTCCAATATTGTGGATTAAGTGATTTACAAGCAGCTGTAATAACAGGTTTTTTATTAGTGGGGGCAGCACTAGGGGGGGTAATTGGGGGTCTTTTCGGGGATATTATGCATAATATATCTAATGATCATGGAAGACCATTTCTAGGGCAATTAGCAATGTTTGGTAGAGTACCATTAGTTATTTTAACATATCTTATCATACCAAAAAGGCAAGAAAGCTTTGAATTATTTGCTTTATCTTGTTTCTGTCTTGGTTTGTCTTCAATTGCAGGAGTAGCTGTTAATAGACCTATTGTATCAGATATTATCAGACCCGATTATAGAGGAACGGTTTTTTCTTTAACAATTGCAATTGAAGGAGTTGGATCATCTTTAATTGGTGCACCTTTATTTGGTTATTTAGCTGAAAATACATTTAATTATCaaaataacaatttattaatttctgaTATGCCTGAACAATTAAGAAAGAATAATGCTGATGCTCTTTCAAAaactttattatatttaacttTAATACCATGGATACTGTCTTTTGTATTTTATAGCCTTTTACATTTTACGTATGGAAaagaatatagaaaaatgAATGAGATAAttgaaaatgaatataagtATGACGATGAGGATGAGGAAACCGTTGCTGAAAAGTTGGAAAAGTAA
- the SufE gene encoding cysteine desulfuration protein SufE, putative, translating to MNKKKLKSIFLTFIQIICYYSILTNSMNQRKNNKKINFKIKGLILLKEKKLHIIKSNFILYIKSYELRNKKRKYYLNDIFNKLSGNQNMENSNIEHYNLTPKLKKTVQLFQSMPNNPYHKSQQVILLGKKCSPMPREFKTRQNQVLGCQSTVYIYPNLELQENKKLIVWLGDSDGLLTKGIVYILIDGLSGYPPEEILKVNPNFITLTGITEFLTMSRINGYLNIMNKIKMFSTNIMENKEK from the exons atgaacaaaaaGAAACTTAAAAGTATTTTCCTTACTTTCATTCAAATTATTTGTTACTATTCTATTTTAACTAATTCTATGAACcagagaaaaaataataaaaaaataaattttaaaataaaaggacTAATTTTACTcaaggaaaaaaaattacacatcattaaatcaaattttatattatatatcaaAAGTTATGAAttgagaaataaaaaaagaaaatactacttaaatgatatttttaataaactaTCAGGAAATCAAAATATGGAAAATTCAAATATTGAGCATTATAATTTAACaccaaaattaaaaaaaacggTTCAGCTTTTTCAGTCAATGCCTAATAACCCTTACCATAA aagTCAACAAGTAATATTATTAGGTAAAAAATGTTCACCAATGCCACGCGAATTTAAAACTAGACAGAATCAAGTTTTG GGATGTCAATCAACTGTTTATATATACCCAAATTTAGAATtacaagaaaataaaaaattaattgtaTGGTTAGGAGATTCAG ACGGATTATTGACAAAAGGAATAGTTTACATTTTAATCGACGGCTTGAGTGGATATCCACCTGAAGAAATCTTAAAAGTAAATCCAAATTTTATTACACTAACGGGCATTACAGAATTTTTAACTATGAGTAGAATAAATGGTTATTTAAATATcatgaataaaataaaaatgttttcaaCAAATATTatggaaaataaagaaaaatga
- the RAD2 gene encoding DNA repair protein RAD2, putative, with protein sequence MGVKGLWSIVSPAGIRVNPEILTGKRIAIDVSIWLYELTYANNLKVLKNNSFDNLSIFNDLWLDFSQNINNEIRTDNLKKAHLYFFFLRICKLLYYNIRPIFIFDGNPPDLKKKTIFQRNLKKRNHEEKFRKIAEKLIYNYYQRNILKSLKNKKSISKKKKDKEKNILHNKKVSNTLKNNSLKNCGIIDHDNSLNNIVEKVGNVTVSMKDILNFCSDDLFRIESKILMMPYSNTITHENNKNDELNKNELKNDEKKKKYMINDKDKDEGENESVDSCKENSIIKKNKINNIDNDINEEIVRKKYIAKKKYYESIPKNFKGFLSMRRPVDIIDINSYNTDILEYTEKLKQAEEKYNKMYTEDTLLRSDFNSSNNSNLVSKDEKENYMYGSKVNNSYDNNLKKSNSLDIEYLASSNDDFLLLESKKNSTCKIDDKGNESDITYGVDLNKKDINILELPSNINSSNIFLDGKDEYKVYYVNNEEIKIPLFKEINKDVFEKLPIKLQYQILQDIKEEWYADNRIKAIKAKDDMDIFSQVQLETYVRMIKTDFEIEKLKIKMAENIQNTEGELIINKELSKNMENLNVRDYNDIKKKKKRRKKYLNEILNNCYFNNNDSPYDLMIKNEEKEKEEEKNDKIKDYNNDDIEAYENIEIKNNKIINIHKIEEEKKIMIKEENNFKKDLLMDDKLIFGDSFFVLEDENKNKEINNIKYLDKLNDKNKEQIDYITIESSDEYKINKRDNASYWEKNISLKRTANSNTKYKINYESDEIKNKLEKMQQKENEKNNFSSSDDFENCSIEEKNFNEILSMNKDAKMDLINNVGSFKECNKNRDGNLRKFPINDSLTNINTDFYTNDKIFTKTSKLERIFNIKEEDLINIKNFKTNDTFSYEHKINNNINFIKKKNESKENSSCELNRDTKIKEPLRNEILFDNITYLKENKDTGGDEDAFFSVDEDINVLNDKDNDLLNDKNINVLNDEDTDILNNKGNKMLNDKDINVLNDKDINVLSDKDNDILNNKGNNMLNDKDVNVLSDKDNDILNNKDNKMLNDKDINVLNDKDISVLSEKDNDILNNKGNNMLNDKDVNVLSDKDNDILNNKDINVLSDKDNDILNNKDNNMLNDKDENIQSDEIEDILSYKNENKLNDKGANILTDEDEDILNDKDENILSDEVEHISNDKHQSNVNEIKKKGNINKFISKQHITNILLNKCDLNNIGKENFFEHLLNNKEIMDKFSAQIKEKEKQKEDKNDEHAYYEDLEDNKIIDSYINEANKENEELTKEYKKLKKNNIEINDEMNDDVKILLDFFGIPYIQSPCEAEAQCAYLNNQNYCDAIISDDSDVLVFNGKTVIKNFFNRRKTVEVYERKIIEDKLGLYQEELINISLLCGCDYTTGVHGIGIVNSLEIIKAFPTFDDLKKLKDIVSNPFKEINNENYSEEIKNFLNTHKNYKLNWIFPNNFPDREVYRCFKYPKVSTNIKKFQWYFPNINNISDFLNKTTNIPKEKIFNVLNPILQKYDIKVRSYQLKIEDFFPIIERKRKNINDLIDKVRKNKKNKKKSNGNMELDKNTSSLIDVNPAGIIKSKRMTLALDYIKKRKSKKKK encoded by the coding sequence atggGGGTAAAAGGCTTATGGTCAATAGTATCTCCTGCTGGAATTCGTGTAAATCCAGAAATTCTGACAGGGAAACGAATAGCTATAGATGTAAGTATATGGTTGTATGAATTGACTTATgctaataatttaaaagttcttaaaaataattcttttgataatttgagtatttttaatgatttatGGCTAGATTTTtcacaaaatataaataatgaaataagaactgataacttaaaaaaagcTCACttgtatttcttttttttaagaatatgtAAATtactttattataatatcagacctatttttatttttgatggAAATCCTcctgatttaaaaaaaaaaacaatatttcAAAGAAActtaaaaaagagaaatcATGAAGagaaatttagaaaaattgcagaaaaactcatttataattattaccaaagaaatatattaaaatcattaaaaaataaaaagagtatctcaaaaaagaaaaaggataaagagaaaaatattttacataataaGAAAGTATCTAATActctaaaaaataattcattaaaaaattgtgGAATTATAGATCATGATAATTCTCTAAATAATATAGTAGAAAAGGTTGGGAATGTTACTGTAAGTATGAaggatattttaaatttttgtagTGATGATTTATTTAGAATAGAAAGTAAAATTCTTATGATGCCATATTCAAATACTATTACTCatgaaaataacaaaaatgatgaattgaataaaaatgaattaaaaaatgatgaaaaaaagaaaaaatatatgataaatgATAAAGATAAAGATGAGGGTGAAAACGAATCAGTTGATAGTTGTAAAGAAAAttctattattaaaaaaaataaaataaataatattgataatgatataaatgagGAAATAGtaagaaaaaagtatattgctaaaaaaaaatattatgaaagCATTccgaaaaattttaaaggtTTTTTATCTATGAGAAGACCTGTAGATATTATTGATATAAATAGTTATAATACTGATATTTTAGAGTATACGGAAAAATTAAAGCAGGCCGAggaaaaatataacaaaatgTATACAGAAGATACTTTATTAAGAAGTGATTTTAATTCATCAAACAATTCCAATTTGGTATcaaaagatgaaaaagaaaattatatgtatGGAAGCAAAGTTAATAATAGTTATGATAATAATCTCAAAAAAAGTAATTCATTGGATATAGAATATTTAGCATCGTCTAATgatgattttttattattagagAGTAAGAAGAATAGTACATGTAAAATTGATGATAAGGGCAATGAAAGTGACATCACATATGGAGTAGacctaaataaaaaagatataaatattttagaatTACCATCTAATATTAATAgctctaatatttttttagatgGAAAAGATGAATATAAAGTTTATTAtgtaaataatgaagaaattaaaattcccttatttaaagaaattaataaagatgtTTTTGAAAAGTTGCCAATTAAATTACAGTATCAAATTTTGCAAGATATTAAAGAAGAATGGTATGCAGATAATAGAATAAAAGCAATAAAAGCAAAAGATGATATGGATATTTTCTCACAAGTTCAATTAGAAACATATGTAAGAATGATTAAGACTGATTttgaaattgaaaaattaaaaattaaaatggcagaaaatatacaaaatacCGAAGGAGAATTAATTATAAACAAAGAGTTATCaaaaaatatggaaaatttaaatgttaGAGATTataatgatattaaaaaaaaaaaaaaaagaagaaaaaaatacttaaatgaaatattaaataactgttactttaataataatgatagcCCTTATGATTTAATgattaaaaatgaagaaaaggaaaaagaagaagaaaaaaatgataaaataaaagactataataatgatgatatAGAAGcatatgaaaatatagaaataaaaaataataaaataattaatattcataaaattgaagaagaaaaaaaaataatgataaaagaagaaaataattttaaaaaggaTTTATTAATGGATGACAAACTAATTTTTGGTGAtagtttttttgttttagaagatgaaaataaaaataaagaaataaataatataaaatatttagataAATTGAATGACAAAAATAAGGAACAAATTGATTATATTACTATTGAATCAAGTGATgagtataaaataaataaaagagatAATGCTTCTTATtgggaaaaaaatattagtttAAAAAGAACTGCAAATAGCaatacaaaatataaaataaattatgaaagtgatgaaataaaaaataaattggaAAAAATGCAACAaaaggaaaatgaaaaaaataatttttcttctagTGATGATTTTGAAAATTGTAGTATAgaggaaaaaaattttaatgaaatattatcTATGAATAAAGATGCTAAAAtggatttaataaataatgttGGATCATTCAAAGAGTGCAATAAGAACAGAGATGgtaatttaagaaaattcCCTATAAATGATTCATTGACAAACATTAATACTGATTTTTATActaatgataaaatatttactaAAACTAGTAAATTAGaaagaatatttaatataaaagaagaagatcttattaatattaaaaattttaaaacaaatGATACCTTTAGCTATgaacataaaataaacaataatattaattttataaaaaaaaaaaatgaatctaAAGAAAATAGCTCATGTGAATTGAACAGggatacaaaaataaaagaacCCTTAAGGAATGAGattttatttgataatataacttatttaaaagaaaataaagatactGGGGGAGATGAAGATGCTTTTTTTTCAGTAGATGAAGATATTAATGTATTGAATGATAAAGATAATGATCTAttgaatgataaaaatattaatgtgTTGAATGATGAAGACACTGATATATTGAATAATAAGGGTAATAAAATGTTGAATGATAAAGATATTAATGTGTTGAATGATAAAGATATTAATGTGCTGAGTGATAAAGACAATGATATATTGAATAATAAAGGTAATAATATGTTGAATGATAAAGATGTTAATGTGTTAAGTGATAAAGACAATGATATAttgaataataaagataataaaatgtTGAATGATAAAGATATTAATGTGTTGAATGATAAAGATATTAGTGTGCTGAGTGAAAAAGACAATGATATATTGAATAATAAAGGTAATAATATGTTGAATGATAAAGATGTTAATGTGTTAAGTGATAAAGACAATGATATAttgaataataaagatattaatGTGTTGAGTGATAAAGACAATGATATAttgaataataaagataataatatgtTGAATgataaagatgaaaatataCAGAGTGATGAAATTGAAGATATACTaagttataaaaatgaaaataaattgaaTGATAAAGGTGCAAATATACTAActgatgaagatgaagataTATTGAATgataaagatgaaaatataCTAAGTGATGAAGTTGAACATATATCTAATGATAAACACCAAAGCAATGtcaatgaaattaaaaaaaaaggtaatataaataagtttATAAGTAAACAACATATAACTAATATACTATTAAATAAATgtgatttaaataatattggAAAAGAAAACTTTTTTGaacatttattaaataataaagagaTAATGGACAAATTTAGTGCGCAAATAAAAGAGAAGGAGAAACAGaaagaagataaaaatgatgaGCATGCCTATTATGAAGATTtagaagataataaaattattgattCTTATATAAACGAAGcgaataaagaaaatgaagaattaacaaaggaatataaaaagttaaaaaagaataatatagaaataaatgaTGAAATGAATGATGATGTAAAAATTCTTCTAGACTTTTTTGGTATTCCTTATATTCAATCTCCATGCGAAGCAGAAGCTCAGTGcgcatatttaaataatcaaaattATTGCGATGCAATTATAAGTGATGACTCAGATGTTTTAGTATTTAATGGAAAAAcagtaattaaaaatttttttaataggaGAAAAACAGTCGAAGTatatgaaagaaaaataatagaagatAAGTTAGGTTTGTATCAAGAagaattaattaatatatctttattatgtGGTTGTGACTATACAACGGGGGTTCATGGTATAGGTATTGTTAACTCTTTAGAAATAATTAAAGCTTTTCCTACTTttgatgatttaaaaaaattaaaagatattgTATCTAATCCATTTaaggaaataaataatgaaaactatagtgaagaaattaaaaattttctcaACACtcacaaaaattataaattaaattggATATTCCCAAATAATTTTCCAGATAGAGAAGTGTATAGATGTTTCAAATATCCTAAGGTTAGtacaaatattaaaaaatttcagTGGTATTTCCctaatataaataacatttcggattttttaaataaaacaacTAATATtccaaaagaaaaaatttttaacgTTTTGAATCCAATCTTGCaaaaatatgatataaaAGTTAGAAGttatcaattaaaaatagaagatttttttcctattattgaaagaaagagaaaaaatataaatgatttaattGATAAagttagaaaaaataaaaaaaataaaaagaaatctAATGGAAATATGgaattagataaaaatacatCATCTTTGATTGATGTTAATCCGGCAGGGATAATTAAGTCAAAGAGAATGACGCTGGCATTagattacataaaaaaaagaaagagtaaaaaaaaaaaatag